The genomic DNA CGGATCCTGCCACTCGAGATGAGAAGCGAGGTAATAGATCAATGTCGTGGTCGCGCTGGTGATGGTGTCATGCGCAGCCATCAAAAGAAAAATCATGTGATTGATCACGTCCTCATCACTGAAGCTTTCGCCATCCTTTGACGTCGAATGACAGAACTGCGAGAACATATCATCGGTTTCCTTCGCTCTCTTTTCAGGCAAAAGGCCGCGCAGGTATTCCTTGAGATATTCACGACCCGCGAGGCCCTTCTGATAACTTAACCCCGGAATAGGCAGGCGCAGGAACGAGACCGATGCCAGGACTGTGTCGACAAAAGCCTTATTCAATCGATCGGCTTCAGGGCCCAGCTTCATTCCGACAAAGGCGGTCGCGGCTACATTCAAAGTCAGCGACTTGAACGAGGAGTAAAATTCCAAAGCTTGTTTTTGGTCCCAGGACTTTAGGCAATCCTCAACAGTTCCGTTCATGATCCTGAGGTAATTCTTCATGGCCGGAGGG from Oligoflexus sp. includes the following:
- a CDS encoding cytochrome P450, with translation PPAMKNYLRIMNGTVEDCLKSWDQKQALEFYSSFKSLTLNVAATAFVGMKLGPEADRLNKAFVDTVLASVSFLRLPIPGLSYQKGLAGREYLKEYLRGLLPEKRAKETDDMFSQFCHSTSKDGESFSDEDVINHMIFLLMAAHDTITSATTTLIYYLASHLEWQDPIRQEGRAFGESMIDFEDLEKMEILEACFDEALRLYPPVPMIPRRTVNDVDFKGTVIPAHTLVYINVFNTHRMEQYWSNPAAFDPTRFLERKEHKQHPYLFAPFGGGAHMCIGKAFAYMEVKAFIHQFLQKYEISLPKGYQLKQKIIPIPKPVDGLPLRLKATR